In the genome of Pontibacter actiniarum, the window GCTGCTATAACCTGGAGCTTTCGCCCGGAGATTACTTTGGCGCTCCGGGGCATGTGCGCATGTCCTTTGCCATAGAAACGCACCGCCTGCAGGAAGCCATGCATCGCCTCCGCCAGGGGCTCATGCTGCTCACTGCCGAGGGGTAGGCAATGCCATAGCCGGATATTTCTCTGCGGTTGTCGTTTATTTCTTCTATTTTTGCGGCCATTTAGCCTACGTTTTGCCGCATGATTTCCACTGAATACAAAGAACACTTCTCCAAAAACTTTACCCTTGCCTATCCGGTGGTGCTGAGCCAGCTGGGGCACATCCTGGTGAGCGTCTTTGACAGTTTGATGGTGGGGCAGACCGGTACGCTGCCGTTAGCCGCCGCCTCCCTGGGGAACAGCATTTTTACCATCACCCTGGTTTTCGGGCTTGGCGTCTCCTACAGCATCACACCGCTGATTGCCGCGGCCGACGGTCGCCACAACTACACCCGTATCTCCCTGCTGTTGCTCAATGGCCTGGTTTCTAACGTGCTACTGGGTATTTTGCTCTTTATCGTGGGGTATTTCCTGTCGCCGTACATAACCGTGCTCGACCAGCCAGCCAATGTGGTGGAACTGGCCGTGCCGTACATCAACGTGCTGTTCCTGTCCATGGTGCCGCTGATGGTGTTCCAGGCGTTCCGGCAGTTTGCCGAAGGGCTCTCGCTTACCAAGCAGGCCATGTACATTTCCATTGTAGCCAATGCCCTTAACATAGTTCTAAACTACATTCTGATATTCGGTAAGCTGGGCTTTGAGCCGATGGGGCTGCTTGGTGCCGGCTGGGCCACGCTTATCTCAAGGGTGGTGATGGCGCTGGCAATGGCGGCCTGGGTGCTGTACGCCAAGCGCTTTGCGGTGTTCAGACGTTTTCTGCGCCTGCGGCACCTCTCCTTCATCCACATGTACCGCATTTACAAGCTCGGCCTTCCTATTTCCGGGCAGATGATCTTTGAAATGGGAGCTTTCAGCTTCTCTGCCATTATGATTGGGTGGCTTGGAGCCAGGGAGCTGGCAGCTCACCAAATAGCCATCAACATTGCCTCTGTAACCTATATGATGGCCAGTGGCATTGCCGCGGCGGCCACCATCCGGGTAGGTAACCAGAAAGGGCTCGGCAATTTCGATGCTATGCGCATGGCCGGTTTCTCCAACATTGCTATGGGCGTTGTGTTTATGATCGGGAGCGGCCTGCTGATGGTGCTGTTTAAAAACTATATCCCGATGCTCTACATTGATGACCCCGCTGTAATCCAGCTGGCTTCCGGCCTGCTGGTTATCGCTGCGCTGTTCCAGATTTCGGATGGTATCCAGGTGGTGGGGCTGGGCGCACTCAGGGGCCTGGAGGATGTACGAATTCCCAGCCTGATCTCGTTAGTAGCTTACTGGGT includes:
- a CDS encoding MATE family efflux transporter, encoding MISTEYKEHFSKNFTLAYPVVLSQLGHILVSVFDSLMVGQTGTLPLAAASLGNSIFTITLVFGLGVSYSITPLIAAADGRHNYTRISLLLLNGLVSNVLLGILLFIVGYFLSPYITVLDQPANVVELAVPYINVLFLSMVPLMVFQAFRQFAEGLSLTKQAMYISIVANALNIVLNYILIFGKLGFEPMGLLGAGWATLISRVVMALAMAAWVLYAKRFAVFRRFLRLRHLSFIHMYRIYKLGLPISGQMIFEMGAFSFSAIMIGWLGARELAAHQIAINIASVTYMMASGIAAAATIRVGNQKGLGNFDAMRMAGFSNIAMGVVFMIGSGLLMVLFKNYIPMLYIDDPAVIQLASGLLVIAALFQISDGIQVVGLGALRGLEDVRIPSLISLVAYWVIGLPVGYFLCFKAGFGVDGIWMGLLVGLSVAAVLLTLRFKMLSNRLIIR